From one Streptomyces sp. CA-210063 genomic stretch:
- a CDS encoding aminotransferase class I/II-fold pyridoxal phosphate-dependent enzyme, whose product MRRTDPEGHGPVRFGPPLPAQGLPLLPELAAVLSAAAGHPHAVPPGGSPALLDAACGYWDRRGLPTERDRAVAAPGAPALLLALTAAIGGDVLLPRPCAAWWEPQARALGRSVFHVATPAECGGVPDPYALLETVRRIRAEGGDPRLLVLCVADDPTATVAPPELVHETMEAAMGEGLHLVSDETWRDTLHDPHDTVLLSPAEMLPDRVTVVTDLAGPFLPPGWPAAIARFPADGDGTGLRDRVLDVLTALGARVATPVAAAAAYALDEPAAVSERLAIAVRLHARVAAAAHRAVVTAGALALPPRAGRHLYADLAPLRSALATRGVGDAQEAEDFLTARLGMPAPGGHRFGDDLGELRVRLSTDPFLGTTDAERAEVLAAPDPLELPHVERALTLFGAAFEDLR is encoded by the coding sequence ATGCGGCGGACGGATCCGGAAGGGCACGGCCCAGTCCGCTTCGGCCCGCCCCTTCCCGCCCAGGGGCTGCCCCTCCTGCCGGAACTGGCGGCCGTGCTCTCCGCCGCCGCGGGCCACCCCCACGCCGTACCCCCGGGCGGCTCACCCGCGCTCCTGGACGCCGCCTGCGGCTACTGGGACCGGCGCGGGCTGCCCACCGAGCGGGACAGGGCTGTGGCCGCCCCCGGCGCCCCCGCCCTGCTCCTCGCGCTGACCGCCGCGATCGGCGGCGACGTCCTGCTCCCACGGCCCTGTGCCGCCTGGTGGGAACCCCAGGCGCGGGCGTTGGGCAGATCCGTGTTCCACGTGGCCACGCCCGCCGAATGCGGGGGCGTGCCGGACCCGTACGCGCTGCTGGAGACCGTGCGCAGGATCCGGGCCGAGGGCGGCGACCCTCGGCTGCTCGTGCTGTGCGTCGCGGACGATCCGACCGCCACCGTCGCCCCGCCCGAACTGGTGCACGAGACCATGGAGGCGGCCATGGGGGAGGGGCTGCACCTGGTCAGCGACGAGACCTGGCGCGACACCCTGCACGATCCGCACGACACCGTGCTGCTCAGTCCTGCCGAGATGCTGCCCGACCGGGTCACCGTCGTCACCGACCTCGCCGGACCCTTCCTGCCGCCCGGCTGGCCCGCCGCCATCGCCCGTTTCCCGGCCGACGGGGACGGTACGGGCCTGCGCGACCGGGTCCTCGACGTGCTCACCGCGCTCGGCGCCCGGGTCGCCACCCCGGTCGCCGCGGCCGCCGCGTACGCCCTCGACGAGCCCGCCGCCGTCAGCGAACGGCTCGCCATCGCCGTACGCCTGCACGCGCGCGTCGCCGCCGCCGCGCACCGGGCCGTGGTGACCGCCGGGGCGCTCGCGCTGCCTCCGCGCGCCGGGCGTCATCTGTACGCCGACCTGGCCCCGCTGCGCTCGGCTCTCGCCACGCGAGGTGTCGGTGACGCCCAGGAGGCGGAGGACTTCCTCACCGCCCGGCTCGGGATGCCCGCGCCGGGCGGCCACCGGTTCGGGGACGACCTCGGGGAGCTGCGCGTCCGGCTGTCCACCGATCCGTTCCTCGGCACCACCGACGCGGAACGGGCGGAGGTCCTCGCCGCGCCGGATCCCCTGGAACTACCTCATGTGGAACGCGCGTTGACCCTTTTCGGAGCGGCTTTCGAGGATCTTCGATGA
- a CDS encoding DedA family protein, protein MIVLAAVSSPLPHESTQQAIGYPTLFLLVLVGALVPVVPTGALVSSAAVVAFHQTAPFALLLVFVVASVAAFLGDVALYWLGRRGMGSKNGSRWLEAIRRRAQEDRLTQAQAKLDDHGVTVLVLSRLMPAGRIPVMLACLLAKMPLRRFARGNLPACLAWAVTYQLIGIVGGSLFAEPWEGVLAAVVLTLLISVVPSVWRRVGR, encoded by the coding sequence GTGATCGTCCTGGCCGCCGTGAGCAGCCCTCTGCCGCACGAGTCCACGCAGCAGGCGATCGGCTATCCGACGCTGTTCCTGCTGGTGCTCGTCGGGGCGCTGGTGCCGGTGGTGCCGACGGGGGCGCTGGTCAGTTCGGCGGCCGTGGTGGCGTTCCATCAGACGGCGCCGTTCGCGCTGCTGCTGGTGTTCGTGGTGGCTTCGGTGGCCGCGTTCCTCGGGGATGTCGCGCTGTACTGGCTGGGGCGGCGTGGGATGGGCTCGAAGAACGGTTCCCGCTGGCTGGAGGCGATTCGGCGCCGGGCGCAGGAGGACCGGCTGACCCAGGCCCAGGCGAAGCTCGACGACCACGGGGTGACCGTGCTGGTGCTGTCGCGGCTGATGCCGGCCGGGCGGATTCCGGTGATGCTGGCGTGTCTGCTGGCGAAGATGCCGTTGCGGCGGTTCGCGCGGGGGAATCTGCCGGCGTGCCTCGCGTGGGCCGTGACGTATCAGTTGATCGGCATTGTGGGTGGGTCGTTGTTCGCGGAGCCGTGGGAAGGGGTTTTGGCGGCGGTTGTGTTGACGTTGCTGATCAGTGTGGTGCCGAGTGTGTGGCGACGGGTGGGTCGCTGA
- a CDS encoding MBL fold metallo-hydrolase, with the protein MTQQSESTTSATTSATTTEDTDDPASMSPSMSPFARPLTPPPLAEPRPLGERRRWPRSFADRLTTPLPGLKAFARFAREGSVRPGAEGLVDIPRLPYEPGPLPRVDTRTVAVSWAGHASWVVRIGGLTVLTDPVWSRRILGTPARITPVGIAWEALPRVDAVVISHNHYDHLDAPTLARLPRDTPVFVPAGLGPWFRRRRFRRVTELDWWEAAELDGVRFDFVPAHHWSKRTLTDTCRSLWGGWVLTAPDGHRLYFAGDTGYGHWFSLIGRRYPDIDLALLPIGAYDPRWWLSDVHCDPEEAVRAFQDLRAHRMVPMHWATFVLSAEPVLEPLTRVRAAWKAAGLPREDLWDLPIGASRVLD; encoded by the coding sequence ATGACGCAGCAGTCCGAGTCGACCACCTCGGCGACCACCTCCGCGACGACCACTGAGGACACCGACGATCCGGCGTCCATGTCACCGTCCATGTCACCCTTCGCCCGCCCCCTCACGCCCCCGCCGCTCGCCGAGCCCCGCCCGCTCGGCGAGCGCCGCCGCTGGCCTCGCTCCTTCGCCGACCGGCTCACCACCCCCCTGCCCGGCCTGAAGGCCTTCGCCCGCTTCGCCCGCGAGGGCTCGGTCCGGCCGGGGGCCGAGGGGCTCGTCGACATCCCGCGACTGCCGTACGAGCCAGGCCCGCTGCCTCGCGTCGACACGCGTACCGTCGCCGTCTCCTGGGCGGGGCACGCGAGTTGGGTGGTGCGGATCGGCGGGCTCACCGTCCTCACCGACCCCGTCTGGTCCCGCCGGATCCTCGGCACCCCCGCGCGGATCACCCCCGTCGGCATCGCCTGGGAGGCGCTGCCCCGCGTGGACGCGGTCGTCATCAGCCACAACCACTACGACCACCTGGACGCCCCCACCCTGGCCAGACTCCCGCGCGACACCCCGGTCTTCGTGCCCGCCGGACTCGGCCCCTGGTTCCGGCGGCGCCGGTTCCGCCGGGTCACCGAGCTGGACTGGTGGGAGGCCGCCGAACTCGACGGCGTCCGCTTCGACTTCGTCCCGGCCCACCACTGGTCCAAGCGCACCCTCACCGACACCTGCCGCTCACTGTGGGGCGGCTGGGTCCTCACGGCACCCGACGGCCATCGCCTCTACTTCGCCGGGGACACCGGCTACGGCCACTGGTTCTCCCTCATCGGCCGCCGCTACCCCGACATCGACCTGGCCCTCCTCCCCATCGGCGCCTACGACCCCCGCTGGTGGCTCAGCGACGTCCACTGCGACCCGGAGGAGGCGGTACGCGCCTTCCAGGACCTGCGCGCCCACCGCATGGTCCCCATGCACTGGGCGACGTTCGTCCTCTCGGCGGAACCGGTACTGGAACCGCTGACGCGAGTACGGGCGGCCTGGAAGGCGGCGGGCCTACCACGAGAGGATCTATGGGACCTGCCGATCGGCGCATCACGAGTGCTCGACTGA
- a CDS encoding MBL fold metallo-hydrolase: MPVEITWWGHATCTVEDSGTRVLTDPLFTRRLAHLRRRRGAPPPPEAAVADVALVSHLHADHLHVPSLARLAPGTRLVVPKGAARQVPRLRRLTHLRLCEVAPGDEIRVGDLVVRTVPARHDGRRLPVGPHRSPALGFVIEGDARTYFAGDTGLFESMAKEVGPVDVALLPVGGWGPYLGEGHLDPGRAAEALALLAPRSAVPVHYGTYWPIGMDAVRPHEFHAPGEEFVRLAAARAPEVAVHRLGHGESVRPGVAR, from the coding sequence GTGCCGGTGGAGATCACCTGGTGGGGTCATGCGACCTGCACCGTGGAGGACTCGGGCACGCGGGTGCTCACCGACCCCCTCTTCACGCGCCGGCTCGCGCATCTGCGCAGGCGCCGGGGTGCGCCTCCCCCACCGGAGGCGGCGGTCGCGGATGTCGCACTGGTGTCGCATCTGCACGCCGACCATCTGCACGTCCCCTCGCTGGCCCGGCTCGCCCCGGGTACGCGGCTGGTGGTGCCGAAGGGCGCGGCGCGCCAGGTGCCGCGGCTGCGCAGGCTGACGCATCTGCGGCTGTGCGAGGTGGCGCCCGGGGACGAGATCAGGGTCGGTGACCTGGTCGTACGTACGGTGCCCGCGCGGCACGACGGGCGGCGACTGCCGGTCGGGCCGCATCGTTCGCCCGCGCTCGGCTTTGTGATCGAGGGTGACGCGCGGACGTACTTCGCCGGGGACACCGGGCTGTTCGAGTCGATGGCCAAGGAGGTCGGGCCGGTCGACGTGGCGCTGCTGCCGGTCGGCGGCTGGGGACCGTACCTCGGCGAGGGCCATCTGGACCCGGGGCGCGCGGCGGAGGCGCTTGCGCTGCTTGCGCCCCGGAGCGCGGTGCCGGTGCACTACGGCACGTACTGGCCGATCGGCATGGACGCCGTGCGCCCCCATGAATTCCACGCCCCCGGCGAGGAGTTCGTCCGCCTCGCCGCCGCACGCGCCCCCGAGGTGGCCGTGCACCGGCTCGGGCACGGGGAAAGCGTACGGCCGGGGGTGGCGCGATGA
- a CDS encoding alkaline phosphatase family protein: MLAVWAVSTLTLLALAGALPDFRLQSRTGESATQIGVTAALGAGAFGLLSSLVWPLLVRALLLVPALVLGLLVFFLNGSLLLVALWISPSGQGEAEPETAVVVAAVMSAVASATGGALAVRDDDAYRRRLYRLADRRRRHAEGRPGPAGPGTLFLQLDGVGHDVLEAATEKGLMPTVATWLGRPPTGTTHPRPTHRLTPWRTDWSSQTGASQLGILHGSNHDVPAFRWYEKDRREVMVCNRPASAAELQRRAIDRTGDGGLLTVDGASRGNLFSGGADQLALVLSIAARRGRRNRSRAGYFAYFSDPANAVRTAMSFVADVGREIGQSTRARFAEQRPRVARGGLYPFIRAFATVVERDVVVSAVIGDMFAGRAAIYADLVAYDEVAHHSGPHSRDAAKVLERLDRSLALIAQVAEHAPRAYRIVLLSDHGQSPGETFLGRYGLTLGNLVRAGCGLPVPRRARRTHSGAEARAAVRAALRIPVEEGVEEYRPTRRSEPIVLASGNLGLVSFPDVPHRMSREEIDARHPALLSTLANHPGIGFVLVRSEEHGGLVLGAHGAEIPVDELSDEHPGPLADFGPGAAEAVRRTHGFPHVADIMVNSWYDPADGEVLAFEEQIGSHGGLGGCQARPFLMSPLALSDPAEDDEELVGAEQIHRVLRRWLREANGPQVPLAHDSAPQRGAGNCATSHDEPAPANDQNPADA; the protein is encoded by the coding sequence ATGCTGGCCGTATGGGCGGTGTCCACACTGACGCTGCTGGCGCTCGCGGGCGCGCTGCCCGACTTCCGACTGCAGTCCCGGACCGGCGAGAGCGCCACACAGATCGGGGTGACCGCGGCCCTCGGGGCCGGGGCGTTCGGCCTGCTGTCCTCGCTCGTGTGGCCGCTGCTGGTGCGCGCGTTGCTGCTCGTACCGGCCCTCGTTCTCGGCCTGCTCGTCTTCTTCCTCAACGGCTCGCTGCTCCTGGTCGCGCTGTGGATCAGCCCCTCCGGCCAGGGTGAGGCCGAGCCCGAGACCGCCGTGGTGGTCGCCGCGGTGATGTCCGCCGTCGCCTCCGCCACCGGCGGTGCCCTCGCCGTACGGGACGACGACGCGTACCGGCGCCGTCTGTACCGGCTGGCCGACCGCCGCCGCAGGCACGCCGAGGGCCGTCCGGGACCCGCCGGACCCGGCACCCTCTTCCTCCAACTCGACGGCGTCGGCCACGACGTGCTGGAGGCGGCGACGGAGAAGGGACTCATGCCGACCGTGGCCACCTGGCTGGGCCGTCCGCCGACCGGGACCACCCACCCCCGGCCCACCCACCGGCTCACGCCGTGGCGCACCGACTGGTCGAGCCAGACCGGCGCCAGCCAGCTCGGCATCCTGCACGGCAGCAACCACGACGTGCCGGCCTTCCGCTGGTACGAGAAGGATCGCCGGGAGGTGATGGTCTGCAACCGGCCCGCCAGCGCCGCCGAACTCCAGCGCCGGGCCATCGACCGCACCGGCGACGGCGGCCTGCTCACCGTCGACGGCGCCAGCCGCGGCAACCTCTTCAGCGGCGGCGCCGACCAGCTCGCGCTCGTCCTGTCGATCGCGGCCCGCCGGGGCAGGCGCAACCGGTCCCGCGCCGGGTACTTCGCCTACTTCTCCGACCCCGCCAACGCCGTCCGCACCGCCATGTCCTTCGTCGCCGACGTCGGGCGGGAGATCGGCCAGTCCACCCGCGCCAGGTTCGCCGAGCAGCGGCCCCGCGTCGCGCGCGGCGGCCTCTACCCCTTCATCCGCGCCTTCGCGACCGTCGTCGAACGCGATGTCGTCGTCTCCGCGGTGATCGGGGACATGTTCGCGGGCCGCGCGGCGATCTACGCGGACCTGGTGGCGTACGACGAGGTCGCCCACCACTCCGGCCCGCACAGCCGGGACGCCGCGAAGGTCCTCGAACGCCTCGACCGTTCCCTCGCGCTGATCGCCCAGGTCGCCGAACACGCCCCGCGCGCCTACCGGATCGTGCTCCTCTCCGACCACGGCCAGAGCCCCGGCGAGACCTTCCTCGGCCGCTACGGCCTCACCCTCGGCAACCTGGTCCGCGCCGGCTGCGGCCTGCCCGTACCGCGCCGCGCCCGGCGCACCCACAGCGGCGCCGAGGCACGGGCGGCCGTACGGGCCGCGCTGCGCATCCCCGTGGAGGAGGGCGTCGAGGAGTACCGGCCGACGCGCCGTTCCGAGCCGATCGTGCTCGCCTCCGGCAACCTCGGCCTCGTCTCCTTCCCGGACGTGCCGCACCGGATGAGCCGCGAGGAGATCGACGCCCGTCACCCGGCCCTGCTCTCCACGCTCGCCAACCACCCGGGCATCGGCTTCGTCCTCGTCCGCAGCGAGGAGCACGGCGGTCTCGTACTCGGCGCGCACGGCGCGGAGATCCCGGTCGACGAGCTGAGCGACGAACACCCGGGCCCACTCGCCGACTTCGGCCCCGGCGCCGCCGAAGCCGTACGCCGCACGCACGGCTTCCCGCACGTCGCCGACATCATGGTCAACTCCTGGTACGACCCGGCCGACGGCGAAGTCCTCGCCTTCGAGGAACAGATCGGCTCCCACGGCGGCCTGGGCGGCTGCCAGGCCCGCCCCTTCCTCATGTCTCCGCTGGCCCTGTCGGACCCGGCCGAGGACGACGAGGAACTGGTCGGCGCCGAGCAGATCCACCGCGTACTGAGGCGATGGCTCCGCGAGGCGAACGGCCCCCAAGTACCACTGGCCCACGACAGCGCGCCCCAAAGGGGCGCGGGGAACTGCGCGACCAGCCACGACGAACCCGCACCCGCCAACGACCAGAACCCGGCAGACGCATAG